In Streptomyces sannanensis, the DNA window CCGCCGGCGCGAGCAACGCGGCTGGTATTTCTACGACTTCGCATGCTCCGTCTATTCGACGAGCGTGCTCACCGTGTTTCTCGGCCCGTATCTCACCTCGGTCGCCAAGGCGGCCGCGGACGCCGAGGGCTTTGTGCATCCGCTGGGCATACCCGTGCGGGCGGGAGCCGTTTTCGCCTATGCCGTGTCGGCGTCGGTCGTCCTCGCCGTGCTGGTGACGCCCTTCGTGGGCGCCGCCGCGGACCGCACGGGGCGCAAGAAGCCTCTGCTCGCCGCCGCCGCCTACGTGGGGGCGGGCGCGACGGCCGGGATGTTCTTCCTCGACGGGCAGCGATATCTGCTGGGCGCGGTGCTGCTGATCGTCGCCAACGCCGCGATGTCCGTCTCGATGGTGCTCTACAACGCCTATCTGCCACAGATCGCCGAACCCGAGGAACGGGACACGGTCTCCTCCCGGGGCTGGGCCTTCGGCTACACCTCGGGCGCCCTGGTTCTCGTCCTGGACCTCGTCCTGTACTCCGGGCACGAGAGCTTCGGCGTCTCCGAAGGGACCGCGGTACGGATCTGCCTCGCCACGGCCGGACTGTGGTGGGGCGCCTTCACACTCGTACCGCTGCGGCGGCTGCGTGACCGGCGGGTGGACCGCGGCGCGGAGGGCGCGGTCGGGACGGGCTGGCGCCAGCTGGCCGCGACCCTGAGGGACATGCGCCGCCATCCGCTGACGCTGTCCTTCCTGCTCGCCTATCTCGTCTACAACGACGGCGTGCAGACGGTGATCTCGCAGGCCTCGGTGTACGGATCCGAGGAGCTGGGCCTCGACCAGAGCACCCTGATCACAGCGGTGCTGCTGGTGCAG includes these proteins:
- a CDS encoding MFS transporter, whose product is MSAGTIARAETADRRREQRGWYFYDFACSVYSTSVLTVFLGPYLTSVAKAAADAEGFVHPLGIPVRAGAVFAYAVSASVVLAVLVTPFVGAAADRTGRKKPLLAAAAYVGAGATAGMFFLDGQRYLLGAVLLIVANAAMSVSMVLYNAYLPQIAEPEERDTVSSRGWAFGYTSGALVLVLDLVLYSGHESFGVSEGTAVRICLATAGLWWGAFTLVPLRRLRDRRVDRGAEGAVGTGWRQLAATLRDMRRHPLTLSFLLAYLVYNDGVQTVISQASVYGSEELGLDQSTLITAVLLVQVLAVAGALGMGVLARRYGAKRTILGSLAAWTLTIGAGYFLPAGAPVWFFALAAAIGLVLGGSQALSRSLFSHLVPPGKEAEYFSAYEISDRGMSWLGPLVFGLAYQLTGSYRDAIISLVIFFALGFVLLARVPVRRAVAAAGNPVPDRI